The Dehalococcoidia bacterium genomic sequence ACCGCATCGTACGTGCCGCGCTCGATCACTTCGCCGTTCTTCGCCACGGCGATCGTGCGCGGGTTGATGCCGCGCCCGACAAGGAAGTCGGGCAGCGGCATGTCGCCGTCGATCTCCACCATTTTGCCGTTGACCGTGAGACTGACCATCATGCCGTGTCCATGTTCACGCGCTGCCCGCGCGCTTCGATAATGCCCTGATCGAGCGCCTGACGCAGCCCCCGCGCGGCAGCCTGCGGGTCCGGCCGGCCGAGAATCGCCGAGATCACAGCCACGCCCGCCGCACCGGCGCGCACGACCTCCGCCGCGTTCTCCGCCGTGATGCCGCCGATCGCGATCACGGGCAGACTGACCGCGGCGGTGACCTGGCGGACGCGCGCCAGGCCGCCGGTCTCGCCGCCGGGGTGCGAGCGGCTGGGGAAGATCGTGCCGAGCACGAGGTAATTCGCGCCGTCGTGTGCCGCCGCCACCGCGCCCGGCAGGTCGTGTACCGAGCGGCCGACGAGCAGGCGGCCGCGCAGCGCCCGCTTCAGCGTGCGCGTGGGCACGATCTCCTCGCCGGCATGCACGCCGTCAGCTCCCGCGGCCAGCGCCACCCGCGGCCGGCCGTTCACACTCACAAAGGCGCGCCCCGCGGCGATGGCGACGATGCGGCGGCTCAGGGTCAGCAATTCGGCGTCGGGCAGGTCTTTCTCGCGCACCTGCACCGCGTTCACCCCGCCGGCGATCGCGGCCGCAATCTGGCGCAGCAGGTCGGC encodes the following:
- the thiS gene encoding sulfur carrier protein ThiS; translation: MMVSLTVNGKMVEIDGDMPLPDFLVGRGINPRTIAVAKNGEVIERGTYDAVVLRAGDVIEIVRMIGGG
- a CDS encoding thiamine phosphate synthase; the encoded protein is MLVSDRSLARDTADLLRQIAAAIAGGVNAVQVREKDLPDAELLTLSRRIVAIAAGRAFVSVNGRPRVALAAGADGVHAGEEIVPTRTLKRALRGRLLVGRSVHDLPGAVAAAHDGANYLVLGTIFPSRSHPGGETGGLARVRQVTAAVSLPVIAIGGITAENAAEVVRAGAAGVAVISAILGRPDPQAAARGLRQALDQGIIEARGQRVNMDTA